The Salvia miltiorrhiza cultivar Shanhuang (shh) chromosome 2, IMPLAD_Smil_shh, whole genome shotgun sequence DNA window TCTTCATGTGGCCGAGGACTTGGAAGGAAACAGCAGTAAATCTGCCTATGCAGATGAACTGGCTGAGATTCGTCCCGACTGCAATAGTACATGACAGGATCAAGAACACCTGAATAGCCAAAGATTAAGGTTATTGTATGCGCCTCAGTTTGGCAATGAGTACAGCTTCACCGTGAGGCGAAGAGATTCAGATACACATCAATTTTCATGGCTGGTAGGGAAGGGGAGAAACGGAGTGTGTAAGAGATGGATGCCCCATTTTGCTGGTGTGTAGTATTTGCAAGTGATAAGTTACCAAAATATGAATTGAGAAGTTTGTGACTGAAATCAAACAAAATGTGCAGTACTTTCCTTTATTTCTCATTAAAAGGCTAAGTCATCATCACACGCGGAGCAAGCCTAAGCATAGTTAATAAACCGGAGAATTTCGTCTATGGGTAATACCTAGACCACTGTATAAAATGGTTTAAGAGTTAATATCTTTTGACACTCATCTGTGAAACCAGAAAAACTAAAAATGATTATGATATGCAAACTGAAAGAGAGGTATGGACAGAGAAGTAATACTAATTAGTTATCATACCACGATCGGGGGAAACTGAGAGCAACCAAAAAAACACAAATGGGTATGGATATGAGAATACTTACCAGAGATGGAAAATGAAATTGAAACTCGTCGATTCTCTTGCTTGTCAACCAATAGTCTAGAAACGGGCCTAGCAACAATAGTGATCCAGCCTGGGCTGGTGCCGTATGCCCCAGTAGATTGAAGGAAGTAAGGGAATACTTTCTTTGGAGATAATGAACATACTGCATATACAAATCCCAAATCATATGATCATCTTCAAATAATGCATACAAAATAGTTAATGGCACAACCTAAGATAGACATTCCGTTAAACTGAAAGCACATTACAGTACTCAAAGATATTCTTTACTCCACATGTAAGTTATGTAActcattaaaattttaagagGAAAATTAGATCTCTGTTGCAGCAGACATTGCCGATTTTACAAACCAAGTATATGTAGATGGCCACTTTCTTGCCCAAATCCATACATCCAATTGTGCTTCTTTGATTTAATAGTTACAAAGAAAGTATGATATTACGATAGTGAATAAAGTGAAACTTACATACTGTTGCAGTGCTGTACTCCAGACTGCAATAAATGCAGCGGCAAATCCTTTGGCATTAACACTCACATCAGTAACTGTGCAGACTGCAACACCCAGGAGAACAATTAAGATGCTAAGCTTTGTGTCTCTCGAATATCGGATCTTGTCAAACACAACTTCCAACAAGCAGGAGACAGGTATCATAGTCAGTTTTGCGATCTGAAAGTATGCAAGACATAAAGTAACCATTAGTGATCCAGTAACTTAAGTTGCCATATATGTTCCCcattttccttttcatttttcattaatGATGAATGAAGGGTGTGGATAATCACGCGCCCACGGAATCAACAAATACACCCGAACTACTAGCCACTCAAAAATAATGTTAATAGACATGATTAAAATACCCCAAATTCATCTCCTCTCCCTTTTTTACCTCCACAGCCCCACATCATCACTGGTACTCAGCCAGCCACTGTGTCCTTTGGTCCAAATAACCCAACAGCTACATCAATACTGTCCTCGTTatgatgtaaaaaaaaatataccaaGATCACCTAACTGCCACCAGAAACAGGTGCAAATTGCAGCCAGAATCAAGAGATGCATTTAGGGTAATTTAGTCATTTGAATCGAAATTATTTTGAACTAGAAGATTGGTCCGGGTGTATTCATAAATCTTAGACAAATATCCACACCCATGGAAGAATTTCATTGATAATTACCTGGTAGAATCCCACTGAATTCCACATTAAGCTGACATTCATCCCAACAATGGAGAAATTTGCAAAGAAGATAAATTTAAGAAGCTCCGAGTATGGTAGATGAGAAGGTTGAATGTAACCCAACCACCTTAGAACGACCGTCATCAAGGTTGTGGTAGCAAAATGTAAACCAGTTAATGTAGTCGCTGCACAAGTGGAACTAGTTAACAAACCTTTAAAGAACCTTGCACTATAATGGAAGCACAATAAACAAAAATTGTAAAGTTCAAACATTTTCCATAAAATCCACCATTAAAATCAGAAAATAATTCTGTCATTATTTTAGTTCAGCTACCTCCTTGTTTCAATTGCTGGTGAAAAAAATGGTCGCTACTGCGTATCACTTCACTTGGCTCTTCATAAAGAGTGCATTAAGCTTTTTTGTAATTATCAAGGTGTATTACAGTGCCTATGATATAACTTCTAGACTAGAGACAAAATTAGCTTCGGTGCAGGAGTACATCGATAAAATTTAGTACCAAGAAGGAACATTCTTCCTCCTTTTTACACCCAAGGAGTCCACATAAGTCTATAACTGataattatttccggcatgcaATCATACATCCTTATCCTTAAGATTGACAGCTACAGAAATTTTCAACAAATATTTACGAATATGTCTcaagcaatagttcaattttgACCACGAATGTGCATGTTAAGTCCAAACAAtgcaaaatagaaataattgcTCATGATAAATGATGATAATTATACCAAAACTGAAGCCGTAAGTAGCCATTAATGCCTTGTTCACAATTATGATCCCAACTGAAGTGACTACATTGAACATCCATG harbors:
- the LOC131010971 gene encoding UDP-rhamnose/UDP-galactose transporter 6-like, coding for MPSTSKADKKAAVDAAAWMFNVVTSVGIIIVNKALMATYGFSFATTLTGLHFATTTLMTVVLRWLGYIQPSHLPYSELLKFIFFANFSIVGMNVSLMWNSVGFYQIAKLTMIPVSCLLEVVFDKIRYSRDTKLSILIVLLGVAVCTVTDVSVNAKGFAAAFIAVWSTALQQYYVHYLQRKYSLTSFNLLGHTAPAQAGSLLLLGPFLDYWLTSKRIDEFQFHFPSLVFLILSCTIAVGTNLSQFICIGRFTAVSFQVLGHMKTILVLILGFLFFGKEGLNIQVVVGMIIAVIGMVWYGNASSKPGGKERRSHSMSRNSQQKHGGSPESSEADDKV